A genomic window from Sporosarcina sp. Marseille-Q4063 includes:
- a CDS encoding LysM peptidoglycan-binding domain-containing protein translates to MQIHVVQRGESLYAIGRTYGVSVEEVATANEISDPSRLVVGQALVIPVEGSFHIVQPRESLFSIARRYGTTIAALANANSLAATAILQIGQRLQIPQKTKPAIDTMLYVEPRTPVTEVMIEEVRDKTSGTYLTYLAMFSYQVLRNGSLQAPTIDNIPQIASSNGVANAMVVSNLENFRFEPTLANAILTDLAAQNQLFGNIIQVANDIGYKDIHFDFELLFPADRQLYNNFLSRARTRLHMAGLTVSTAVAPMPANVLTGIYGGHDYAAHGALMDFVALMTYEWGFTYSEPQAVSPIIPVRRVVEYATSVMPSNKVMLGQNLYGYDWSAPFPTQGGAPAKALSPQQAIALALRENVAIQYDYVAQAPFFTYYDAAGVYHEVWFEDARSIQAKFDLIKQFNLRGIMYWKLGLAFPQNWLLLKDNFTIRKR, encoded by the coding sequence ATGCAAATCCACGTAGTTCAACGAGGGGAAAGTTTATATGCGATTGGAAGGACATATGGCGTATCGGTTGAAGAAGTTGCAACAGCAAATGAAATATCGGATCCATCTAGACTTGTAGTCGGGCAGGCGTTAGTCATTCCCGTCGAGGGGAGTTTTCATATTGTACAACCACGCGAATCACTTTTTAGCATTGCAAGACGATATGGCACCACGATTGCCGCGCTTGCGAATGCTAACAGTTTAGCAGCCACCGCGATTTTGCAAATTGGTCAAAGGCTTCAAATTCCCCAAAAAACGAAACCGGCAATTGATACGATGCTTTATGTAGAGCCGCGCACGCCGGTTACAGAAGTGATGATTGAAGAGGTTCGTGATAAAACGAGTGGAACTTATTTAACTTATCTTGCGATGTTTAGTTATCAAGTACTGCGAAATGGGTCATTACAAGCCCCGACAATAGATAATATACCTCAAATCGCAAGCTCTAATGGCGTCGCGAATGCAATGGTTGTTAGTAACTTAGAAAACTTTCGATTTGAACCTACACTTGCTAATGCTATTCTCACGGATTTAGCTGCACAGAATCAGTTATTTGGAAATATCATTCAAGTTGCAAATGATATCGGGTACAAAGACATTCACTTTGATTTTGAACTACTTTTTCCAGCTGACAGGCAACTTTATAATAATTTTCTCAGTCGCGCTAGAACTCGGTTGCATATGGCTGGATTGACAGTATCAACAGCAGTTGCCCCCATGCCAGCTAATGTGTTAACGGGCATATACGGTGGACATGATTATGCGGCACATGGTGCATTAATGGACTTTGTTGCACTTATGACGTATGAATGGGGATTTACGTACAGTGAACCGCAAGCGGTGAGTCCAATTATTCCGGTTCGACGGGTTGTAGAATATGCAACAAGCGTTATGCCGAGCAATAAAGTTATGTTGGGTCAAAACCTATATGGATATGACTGGTCAGCACCATTCCCGACACAAGGCGGCGCGCCGGCGAAAGCATTAAGTCCTCAACAAGCGATTGCGCTTGCACTACGAGAAAATGTGGCGATTCAATATGATTATGTCGCACAAGCACCGTTTTTTACTTACTACGACGCAGCTGGAGTCTATCATGAAGTTTGGTTTGAAGACGCGAGAAGCATCCAAGCTAAATTTGAT
- a CDS encoding FAD-binding dehydrogenase yields MAYDAIVVGAGLAGLVATAELIDAGKKVLLLDQEPEASLGGQAWWSFGGLFLVDSPEQRRLGVKDSYELAWKDWLGTAGFDREDDEDYWGRKWAEAYVKFAAGEKREWLRARGIRFFPVVGWAERGGQLAEGPGNSVPRFHIVWGTGPGIVKPFEDDVRSGINAGLVEYLPRHRVDELLTEDGTVVGVRGSRLVPSSAARGEASSREVVDNFEVFGKAVLVTSGGIGANEELIRENWPARLGEAPKSMISGVPAHVDGRMLGITESAGGRIVNRDRMWHYTEGIKNWNPIWGKHGIRILPGPSSLWLDAKGQRLPAPNFPGFDTLGTLDTLRKTGYDYSWFILTLLTQEIIEKEFALSGSEQNPDLTGKSIKKVLQRILPGPTAPVQAFIDKGEDFIVAKNLEELVDGMNDLTGDNLLEFENIKRLIVARDQEVENSFTKDLQITALRGARKYVGDRLIRVVSPHKILDPKKGPMIAVRLHIVSRKTLGGLQTDLSGRVLNSSGEPVKGLYAAGEVAGFGGGGVHGYRSLEGTFLGGCIFSGREAGKGLVIELDSYI; encoded by the coding sequence GTGGCGTATGATGCGATTGTTGTTGGCGCTGGCTTAGCTGGTTTAGTAGCTACTGCTGAACTAATAGATGCTGGAAAGAAAGTGCTGTTGTTAGATCAGGAACCGGAAGCCTCTCTTGGGGGACAGGCTTGGTGGTCGTTTGGCGGATTATTTCTTGTTGATTCGCCTGAACAGCGAAGGCTTGGCGTTAAAGATTCATATGAGCTTGCTTGGAAAGACTGGCTCGGAACAGCGGGATTCGACCGGGAAGATGATGAAGATTATTGGGGGAGAAAATGGGCTGAAGCTTACGTCAAATTTGCTGCGGGTGAAAAACGGGAATGGTTACGTGCTCGGGGCATTCGTTTTTTCCCAGTAGTAGGTTGGGCGGAGCGCGGTGGTCAACTTGCTGAAGGTCCTGGAAATTCAGTTCCCAGGTTCCATATTGTTTGGGGAACCGGACCGGGGATTGTTAAACCGTTTGAAGACGATGTCCGTTCAGGGATAAATGCCGGGTTAGTCGAATATCTTCCGCGACATCGTGTCGATGAATTATTAACCGAAGATGGTACTGTCGTTGGGGTGCGCGGTTCTCGTCTTGTTCCGAGTTCTGCCGCGCGAGGAGAAGCAAGTTCACGCGAGGTTGTTGATAATTTTGAAGTTTTTGGGAAAGCAGTGTTAGTGACGAGCGGTGGCATCGGTGCAAATGAAGAGCTTATCCGAGAAAATTGGCCCGCACGTCTTGGTGAAGCGCCAAAAAGCATGATTTCAGGCGTTCCCGCGCATGTCGATGGTCGGATGCTTGGAATTACAGAAAGTGCGGGCGGTAGAATCGTTAACCGGGACCGGATGTGGCATTATACAGAGGGCATTAAAAATTGGAATCCGATTTGGGGGAAACATGGTATTCGTATTTTGCCGGGGCCGTCTTCACTTTGGTTGGATGCAAAAGGGCAAAGACTTCCGGCACCGAATTTCCCGGGTTTTGATACGTTGGGGACGCTTGATACCCTTCGTAAAACCGGTTATGACTATTCGTGGTTCATTCTTACACTTCTTACACAAGAAATCATTGAAAAAGAATTTGCATTGTCCGGATCGGAGCAAAATCCAGATTTAACCGGAAAAAGTATTAAAAAGGTATTGCAGCGCATTCTACCTGGTCCAACGGCTCCCGTGCAAGCGTTTATTGATAAAGGCGAGGATTTTATCGTAGCTAAGAATTTGGAAGAGTTAGTTGATGGTATGAATGATTTGACTGGTGATAATCTATTGGAATTTGAAAATATTAAACGTTTAATTGTTGCAAGAGATCAGGAAGTTGAAAATTCATTTACGAAGGACCTTCAAATCACTGCCTTGCGAGGGGCGCGTAAGTACGTCGGTGACCGGTTGATTCGCGTCGTATCTCCGCATAAAATCTTGGATCCTAAAAAAGGCCCGATGATTGCTGTTCGGTTGCACATCGTTAGTCGGAAAACATTGGGCGGGTTACAAACGGATTTAAGCGGTCGAGTTCTTAATTCATCCGGGGAGCCTGTGAAAGGGTTGTATGCTGCGGGTGAGGTAGCAGGATTCGGGGGCGGTGGTGTACACGGCTATCGGTCGTTGGAAGGGACTTTTCTCGGGGGATGCATTTTTTCTGGCAGGGAAGCGGGAAAAGGATTAGTTATAGAACTAGATTCGTATATATAG
- a CDS encoding MBL fold metallo-hydrolase has protein sequence MNIISYDDLVQAEFINKFAGRQLLVSVYFIDGLLIDTGPSKMNEKLIPLFNDWKINEVILTHHHEDHTGTARWIQDNKKVPIYIHETGVNSCNNRMKLPFYRKMFWGERAPFEAQPLGNKFKTPNYTWDIIHSPGHSHDHIVLFNREKKWLFGGDLYVQSRPRSLFAFESIPEIISSLRLILTYDFETYICSHAGIIPNGRKVIKDKLAYLEKIQQAVLSMHENGKSNRKIRKELFPKSHPMNYFSLFENSPIHIVNSILK, from the coding sequence GTGAACATTATTTCATATGACGATTTAGTGCAAGCGGAGTTTATAAATAAATTTGCGGGAAGGCAGTTATTAGTCTCTGTGTATTTTATTGATGGGCTTCTTATCGATACAGGTCCTTCGAAAATGAACGAAAAATTAATCCCGTTATTTAATGATTGGAAAATTAATGAAGTTATTTTGACGCATCACCATGAAGATCATACAGGCACAGCACGATGGATTCAGGATAACAAAAAAGTACCAATTTATATTCATGAAACTGGCGTGAATTCTTGTAATAACCGAATGAAGCTTCCTTTTTACCGGAAAATGTTTTGGGGCGAACGAGCGCCTTTTGAAGCTCAGCCATTGGGAAACAAGTTCAAAACCCCGAATTATACTTGGGATATCATCCATTCGCCCGGTCATTCACATGATCATATCGTTCTGTTTAATCGTGAAAAAAAGTGGTTGTTTGGCGGTGATTTGTACGTGCAATCAAGACCAAGGAGCCTATTTGCATTCGAATCAATTCCTGAAATCATCAGCTCGTTGCGTTTAATATTGACTTATGACTTTGAAACATATATTTGTTCGCACGCAGGAATTATCCCGAACGGAAGAAAAGTAATAAAGGATAAATTAGCCTACTTGGAGAAAATACAACAAGCAGTATTATCCATGCATGAAAATGGAAAATCTAATCGAAAAATTCGTAAAGAACTCTTTCCGAAAAGTCATCCGATGAACTATTTTTCACTTTTTGAAAACTCACCAATTCATATTGTGAACTCTATTTTAAAATAA
- a CDS encoding spore coat protein, whose product MNQNQSGGETHQNMHTGNVPGQMNHGGHELFDVHEVLSGSVAALNQMILMRPQVKDPELLDIMDRQYRFALDEYNITVEAFKTGTDPSHPTGSYKMTQGNDFVYGMKQSQPKKPIQSESEISDEIISGFMLDAAKTGASAKAMAALETTNPVVRRVLADSVPNCIEMAYELSIYQNKHHYYQVPQLAQQDMQQLLNAFATGGQPAMPNQQNLQ is encoded by the coding sequence TTGAATCAAAATCAATCCGGCGGCGAAACTCATCAAAACATGCACACTGGTAATGTACCTGGGCAAATGAATCATGGTGGTCATGAGTTATTCGATGTTCACGAAGTTCTTTCAGGATCAGTTGCAGCTTTAAACCAGATGATATTAATGCGCCCACAAGTAAAGGACCCGGAATTACTCGATATTATGGACCGTCAATACCGCTTCGCTTTAGATGAATACAACATTACCGTAGAAGCTTTTAAGACAGGAACAGATCCATCACATCCGACCGGTTCCTATAAAATGACGCAAGGCAATGATTTCGTATACGGTATGAAACAGTCCCAACCGAAAAAACCGATTCAATCGGAATCAGAAATATCCGATGAAATTATATCCGGATTCATGCTTGATGCGGCAAAAACCGGTGCTTCAGCAAAAGCGATGGCTGCTCTTGAAACCACTAATCCAGTTGTGCGCCGTGTACTCGCGGATTCTGTACCGAATTGTATCGAAATGGCTTACGAGCTTTCAATTTATCAAAATAAACACCATTACTACCAAGTGCCTCAACTTGCACAGCAAGATATGCAACAATTACTGAATGCATTTGCAACCGGCGGACAACCAGCAATGCCAAACCAACAGAACTTACAGTAA
- a CDS encoding HAD family hydrolase, translated as MMRVAIVDFDGTLYAKETFQILMDHLKEHPVYHNRYNRFFRSILPPYIGHKMKIYPKHKMRERSMQIYLDALKDLSVEEMDTYFREVVAKMQADFNPDVVSKVKQHAADGVHVMLVSGAYTPLLHIAVDGLPFDKIIGTNIPVKNSVIDLKTPLLHVQGTGKNEQIETALANKEIDWANSFAYGDSYSDLSVLDLVGNPVAVQPEDQLKAVAKKRNWIII; from the coding sequence ATGATGCGGGTTGCAATTGTTGATTTTGATGGAACTTTGTACGCAAAAGAAACATTTCAAATTTTGATGGACCATTTGAAAGAACATCCGGTTTATCACAACAGATATAATCGGTTTTTTCGTTCGATTTTACCACCTTACATTGGCCATAAAATGAAAATCTATCCCAAACATAAAATGCGCGAACGTTCCATGCAAATTTATTTGGATGCGTTGAAAGATTTATCCGTCGAAGAGATGGATACCTATTTCCGCGAAGTGGTTGCGAAAATGCAAGCCGATTTCAATCCAGATGTCGTATCCAAAGTTAAGCAACATGCAGCTGACGGTGTCCATGTCATGCTTGTTTCCGGGGCCTATACACCACTTTTACATATCGCAGTGGATGGATTGCCATTCGATAAAATAATCGGGACGAATATCCCCGTCAAAAATTCAGTTATCGATTTAAAAACACCACTTCTCCACGTTCAAGGTACTGGGAAAAATGAACAAATTGAAACAGCTTTAGCGAATAAAGAAATTGATTGGGCCAATAGTTTCGCATATGGCGATAGTTATTCAGATTTATCGGTTCTCGATTTAGTCGGAAATCCGGTGGCCGTTCAACCCGAAGATCAATTAAAAGCTGTTGCTAAAAAAAGAAATTGGATAATAATTTAA
- a CDS encoding PTS fructose transporter subunit IIABC translates to MKITDLLREETIILDVQSKSKPDILKELVTQLDEAGTLNDKASFMADILAREEQSTTGIGDGIAIPHAKSAAVKKPAIAFGRSTEGIDFESLDGQPAHIFFMIAASDGANNDHLEALSRLATFLMDDQFREKLLAATSKEELLAIVNEKEVEVDGPEEVVEEASQTAGKILAVTACPTGIAHTFMAAEKLSETAKKMGISIKVETNGSSGVKNRLTDAEIAEADAIIVAADTKVEMARFNGKPVIQIPVGKAIYETEDILNRAVNIDAPIYKHDGKGDDEKTESRGGFYKHLMNGVSNMLPFVVGGGILIALSFFWGIESGNPDSPEYNAFAAMLSEIGGGKAFFLMVPVLAGFIASSIADRPAFAPGMVGGLIAITVTGVEGAAGGSGFLGGLIAGFLAGYLTLFVKKMFSKLPDALEGLKPVLFFPVFSIAFTGLAMMVINPPLTKIYTGLTSFLEGLGGTNVVLVGIVLGAMMAIDLGGPINKAAYTFGIAMLDAQNFTFIAAVMAAGMVPPLGIALATTLFKNRFTKQEREAGKTAYVLGACFITEGVIPFAAADPARVIPASVAGAAVTGGLSMFFDIALRAPHGGVFVMGLVEGGIGSILLYALAIVIGTIVTALLAGMLKKNNPQLA, encoded by the coding sequence ATGAAAATCACGGATTTATTACGAGAAGAAACGATTATTCTAGATGTCCAATCTAAGTCGAAGCCGGATATATTAAAAGAATTGGTTACGCAACTCGACGAAGCGGGAACGTTAAATGACAAAGCTTCGTTTATGGCGGATATTTTAGCGCGTGAAGAGCAGAGCACGACGGGAATCGGCGATGGGATTGCAATTCCTCATGCGAAGTCTGCTGCCGTGAAAAAACCGGCAATTGCGTTCGGTCGATCAACTGAAGGAATCGACTTTGAATCTCTTGATGGACAACCTGCGCATATTTTCTTCATGATTGCGGCAAGTGATGGTGCAAACAATGATCACCTGGAAGCGCTTTCCAGACTGGCGACTTTTTTGATGGATGATCAATTTAGAGAAAAACTGCTTGCCGCAACGTCGAAGGAAGAGTTGTTAGCGATTGTCAATGAAAAAGAAGTCGAGGTAGACGGACCGGAAGAAGTAGTTGAAGAAGCTTCGCAAACGGCTGGGAAGATACTTGCGGTTACAGCTTGTCCGACGGGAATTGCGCATACATTTATGGCTGCAGAGAAACTCTCTGAAACTGCGAAAAAAATGGGCATTTCGATTAAAGTTGAAACGAATGGTTCGAGCGGCGTGAAAAATCGATTAACGGATGCAGAGATTGCGGAAGCGGATGCAATTATTGTAGCTGCCGATACAAAAGTTGAGATGGCGCGCTTTAACGGAAAGCCTGTTATCCAAATCCCTGTCGGTAAAGCAATCTATGAAACTGAGGATATATTAAATCGAGCAGTCAATATTGATGCGCCGATTTATAAACATGATGGTAAAGGTGACGATGAGAAAACTGAGTCGCGGGGCGGGTTTTATAAGCATTTGATGAACGGTGTTTCCAATATGCTCCCATTTGTTGTTGGGGGCGGAATATTAATTGCATTGTCATTTTTCTGGGGAATCGAGTCGGGTAATCCGGACAGTCCTGAATACAATGCATTTGCGGCAATGCTGAGCGAAATCGGCGGAGGTAAGGCTTTCTTCTTGATGGTTCCTGTGTTAGCGGGATTCATCGCCTCAAGTATCGCGGACCGTCCTGCTTTTGCACCGGGAATGGTTGGTGGATTGATCGCCATTACAGTTACCGGAGTAGAAGGAGCAGCTGGTGGATCTGGATTTTTAGGCGGATTAATCGCAGGATTTCTTGCAGGATATTTAACGTTGTTCGTCAAGAAAATGTTTTCGAAATTACCAGATGCGCTTGAAGGGTTAAAGCCGGTTTTGTTTTTCCCGGTATTTAGTATTGCATTTACAGGGTTGGCCATGATGGTTATTAATCCACCATTAACAAAGATTTATACGGGGTTGACTTCGTTTTTGGAAGGGCTTGGCGGTACAAATGTTGTGTTAGTTGGGATCGTATTAGGAGCGATGATGGCAATCGATTTGGGCGGTCCGATAAATAAAGCAGCGTATACATTTGGAATTGCGATGCTTGACGCTCAAAACTTCACGTTCATCGCGGCGGTAATGGCAGCTGGAATGGTCCCGCCGCTTGGAATCGCTCTTGCAACGACATTATTTAAAAATCGTTTTACGAAGCAGGAAAGAGAAGCGGGTAAAACCGCGTATGTTCTCGGAGCGTGCTTTATAACGGAAGGTGTAATTCCGTTTGCAGCAGCGGATCCGGCCCGTGTGATACCTGCGTCGGTCGCGGGTGCTGCTGTTACAGGCGGACTTTCGATGTTCTTTGACATTGCTTTACGTGCACCGCATGGCGGCGTGTTTGTCATGGGGCTAGTCGAGGGCGGCATTGGAAGCATATTGCTGTACGCGCTTGCGATAGTAATCGGAACAATTGTCACTGCGCTACTTGCAGGGATGCTTAAAAAGAATAATCCACAGCTTGCATAA
- the pfkB gene encoding 1-phosphofructokinase, with amino-acid sequence MIYTCTITPSLDYTTFLPELRLGELNRTSDVFYYPGGKGINVSRVLGRLGTSSIALGYIGGFTGQYITDFLKEEGIRTDFIQTEDITRINVKVKAAEESELNGPGPSINALQQNELLEKVKAMTSGDWFVLAGSLTDSIPTLFFEKLAAICEKNNIKFVLDTSGAALKDLIHTKPFLIKPNIEELGELFDTEISTKEEALHFAKKLVGKGIQHVVVSMGGEGALLVTRDLALFAEAPKGQVVNTVGAGDSLVAGFLASFTKNEDATEAFRYGVASGSATAFSSDLCEKNDVDQLLEQITIGSITEGNER; translated from the coding sequence ATGATTTATACATGCACGATTACGCCTAGTCTTGACTACACGACCTTTTTGCCTGAATTACGATTGGGGGAATTGAACCGCACGTCTGATGTGTTTTATTATCCCGGCGGTAAAGGGATAAACGTTTCGCGGGTGCTTGGAAGATTAGGGACAAGCAGCATTGCGCTTGGTTATATTGGTGGTTTCACGGGTCAATATATTACTGACTTTCTTAAAGAAGAGGGAATACGGACTGATTTTATTCAAACGGAAGATATTACACGCATCAATGTGAAAGTTAAAGCGGCGGAAGAGTCTGAGTTGAACGGCCCGGGACCGAGTATCAATGCTCTTCAACAAAACGAGTTGCTTGAAAAAGTGAAAGCGATGACATCCGGTGACTGGTTCGTATTGGCGGGAAGTTTAACGGATTCAATTCCAACTTTATTTTTCGAGAAACTTGCGGCTATTTGTGAGAAAAACAACATCAAGTTTGTTTTAGATACATCAGGGGCTGCGTTGAAAGATTTAATTCACACGAAACCGTTTCTTATCAAACCGAATATTGAAGAACTTGGAGAACTTTTTGATACCGAAATATCGACTAAGGAAGAAGCTTTACACTTCGCGAAGAAACTTGTTGGAAAGGGAATTCAGCATGTTGTTGTTTCGATGGGCGGCGAAGGTGCTTTGCTTGTGACGAGGGATTTAGCGTTATTTGCAGAGGCGCCAAAAGGGCAAGTCGTTAATACGGTCGGCGCTGGAGATTCACTAGTTGCTGGGTTTTTAGCTTCATTTACGAAAAATGAAGATGCGACTGAGGCGTTTCGCTACGGAGTGGCTAGCGGAAGCGCGACTGCTTTTTCATCCGATTTATGCGAGAAAAACGATGTCGATCAATTGCTGGAACAAATAACAATCGGTTCAATTACAGAAGGGAATGAGCGATGA
- a CDS encoding DeoR/GlpR family DNA-binding transcription regulator, giving the protein MLTTERQEVILNLLAEKKTIKIQDVIDITNASESTIRRDLTELENRQKLTRIHGGATVNERKRHEHSIVDKSTRNLQEKIEIAKYAVSLIEDEDCIYLDAGTTTFQMISFLSNKEVVVVTNGLTHVDSLIKHGITTYLTGGYVKGKTSALVGPQTIQSLENYRFDKCFLGANGFHEAFGYTTPDPEEAAVKQLASKLAEKTYVLADHSKCEKVSFAKVDDIKNATLLTGKLENKSLEKLEKQTTVKVVLT; this is encoded by the coding sequence TTGTTAACGACTGAACGACAAGAAGTGATTTTAAATTTATTGGCCGAAAAGAAAACGATTAAAATACAAGATGTAATTGATATAACGAATGCATCAGAGTCAACAATTCGCCGTGATTTAACGGAACTTGAAAATCGACAAAAGTTAACGAGAATTCACGGCGGAGCGACTGTAAATGAACGAAAACGACATGAACATAGCATTGTAGATAAATCAACCAGAAACCTTCAAGAGAAAATTGAAATTGCAAAATATGCAGTATCGTTAATTGAAGATGAAGATTGTATTTATCTTGATGCGGGCACGACAACATTTCAAATGATTTCTTTTTTGAGCAATAAAGAAGTTGTCGTGGTGACAAATGGTCTCACTCATGTGGATAGTTTAATAAAGCATGGGATTACTACGTATTTAACAGGCGGTTATGTCAAAGGGAAAACTAGCGCGCTTGTCGGGCCTCAAACGATTCAATCATTGGAAAACTATCGTTTTGATAAATGTTTCTTAGGTGCGAATGGTTTCCATGAAGCGTTTGGCTACACGACGCCGGATCCTGAAGAAGCTGCTGTTAAACAACTTGCGAGCAAGCTTGCTGAAAAAACATATGTCCTAGCAGATCATTCAAAATGCGAAAAAGTAAGCTTTGCAAAAGTTGACGACATAAAAAATGCGACTTTACTGACGGGAAAACTAGAAAACAAGTCGCTTGAAAAATTAGAGAAACAGACAACAGTGAAGGTGGTTTTAACATGA
- a CDS encoding S8 family peptidase — protein sequence MKRFVRVIPYQINQQVNEVNEVPKGIELIQAPKIWPETKGEGVTIAVLDTGCDLDHPNLKDRIIGGKNFTDDDGGNPEIYNDYNGHGTHISGTIAASETNDGVVGVAPEANLLIVKVLNENGSGQHDWIIAGIHYAIEQRADIISMSLGGPDDNHELYEAIKLAVLNNILVVCAAGNDGDGNDRTDEFAYPGRYNEVICVGAINFERLSSDFTSSHDEIDLVAPGEEILSTYLNGEYAALSGTSMAAPHVSGALALIKVWANNYFGRELSEPELYAQLIKRTVPLGFSPKLEGNGVIYLTVLEHLEKVFDQEFVNMVLKDCSTKKSLI from the coding sequence ATGAAGCGATTTGTTCGTGTTATTCCATACCAGATAAATCAACAGGTAAATGAAGTAAATGAAGTGCCGAAAGGGATTGAATTGATTCAGGCTCCGAAAATTTGGCCGGAAACGAAAGGGGAAGGTGTGACAATTGCAGTATTGGATACAGGATGTGATTTAGATCATCCTAATTTAAAAGACCGTATTATTGGCGGGAAAAATTTTACAGATGATGATGGTGGTAATCCTGAAATATATAATGACTATAATGGGCATGGCACCCATATATCTGGGACGATTGCTGCAAGTGAAACTAATGATGGCGTAGTTGGAGTAGCTCCAGAAGCCAATTTGTTGATTGTGAAAGTTCTTAACGAAAACGGTTCAGGCCAACATGATTGGATCATCGCTGGTATTCATTATGCAATTGAACAAAGAGCAGATATTATTTCAATGTCGCTTGGAGGACCCGATGACAATCATGAACTTTATGAAGCAATAAAACTAGCAGTTCTGAATAATATCTTGGTCGTTTGTGCTGCTGGAAATGATGGAGATGGCAATGATCGTACAGATGAATTCGCATATCCAGGCCGCTATAATGAGGTTATTTGTGTAGGCGCTATTAATTTTGAACGTCTTTCTAGCGATTTTACAAGTTCTCACGATGAAATTGATTTAGTGGCGCCGGGGGAAGAAATTTTATCAACGTATTTAAATGGGGAATATGCTGCCTTAAGCGGAACATCCATGGCTGCTCCTCATGTTTCCGGAGCACTGGCACTCATTAAGGTCTGGGCTAATAATTATTTCGGCAGAGAACTTTCGGAGCCGGAGTTGTACGCTCAACTAATCAAAAGAACTGTTCCACTCGGCTTTTCTCCAAAACTCGAGGGGAACGGGGTTATCTATTTAACAGTCTTAGAGCATCTTGAAAAGGTATTTGATCAAGAATTTGTAAATATGGTTTTAAAAGACTGCTCTACTAAAAAGTCTTTAATTTGA